One genomic window of Polyangium aurulentum includes the following:
- the amrB gene encoding AmmeMemoRadiSam system protein B, producing the protein MAHVRPPAVAGTFYPAQPERLVESVDALLGASPDVGGAVPKALVIPHAGYIYSGPVAATAYARIRPVAAAIRRVVLLGPAHRVHLRGMAAPEAEVFDTPLGPVQLDTELLARMGLPKSVAAHAREHSLEVQLPFLLRLLDQFRLVPIVVGDARAEEVAALIEALWGGPETLVLISSDLSHYLPYADARQTDARTAGRIVALDAPILHEEACGATPINGLLLAARRRGLRPELLDLRNSGDTAGGKGEVVGYGAFAFFEGAPEGRAGAGGARA; encoded by the coding sequence ATGGCCCATGTTCGTCCTCCGGCGGTGGCCGGCACGTTCTACCCCGCGCAACCCGAGCGGCTCGTCGAGTCGGTCGATGCGCTGCTCGGCGCGAGCCCGGACGTGGGAGGGGCGGTCCCCAAGGCCCTGGTGATCCCGCACGCGGGGTACATCTACTCCGGCCCGGTCGCCGCGACGGCGTACGCCCGCATTCGTCCCGTCGCAGCCGCGATCCGGCGCGTCGTGCTCCTCGGCCCCGCGCACCGCGTGCACCTGCGCGGCATGGCGGCGCCCGAGGCCGAGGTCTTCGACACCCCCCTCGGCCCCGTGCAGCTCGACACCGAGCTGCTCGCGCGCATGGGCCTGCCGAAGAGCGTCGCCGCCCACGCGCGCGAGCACTCCCTCGAGGTCCAGCTCCCCTTCTTGCTGCGCCTGCTCGACCAATTCCGCCTCGTGCCCATCGTGGTCGGCGACGCGCGCGCCGAGGAGGTCGCGGCGCTGATCGAGGCGCTCTGGGGCGGGCCGGAGACGCTCGTGCTCATCAGCTCCGACCTCTCCCATTACCTTCCGTACGCCGACGCGCGCCAGACGGACGCGCGCACCGCGGGCCGCATCGTCGCGCTCGACGCGCCCATTCTGCACGAGGAGGCGTGCGGCGCGACGCCCATCAACGGCCTGCTCCTCGCGGCGCGCCGGCGCGGGCTGCGGCCCGAGCTGCTCGATTTACGCAACTCCGGCGACACGGCGGGCGGCAAGGGCGAGGTGGTCGGTTACGGCGCGTTCGCCTTCTTCGAGGGCGCGCCCGAGGGGCGAGCGGGCGCGGGCGGCGCGCGCGCTTGA
- a CDS encoding pyridoxal phosphate-dependent decarboxylase family protein: MQKDEPPEAIRAAYDPERFRADGHRLIDRLADYLAEIARTNGPSRPPVLPWTPPGTLAADFPADFPEAPTDPELHSDAFAALLDRVLLHSNHLHHPRFIGHQVTAPLPLAALCDLVSALLNNGMAVYEMGPASTAMERSAIRWLADRLELGPHADGVLTSGGSIGNLTALLAMRRARAPFDVWGAGDGGNLAVLASGQTHYCVDRAARIMGWGAGGVVPVAVDERFRLRPEALPAALEDAERRGRQVIGVVASAGSTAAGAFDPLDAVADFCEARGLWMHVDGAHGAAAALSPKYRHLVRGAERADSVVWDAHKMMLMPALVTAVLFRDGRRSHEAFAQEASYLFLGEEALFDLGARTLECTKRMMSLKLYAGLALGGTGLFSDYVTRAFDLGRRFGEMLREAGDFELPVDPACNIVLFRHVPEGAGDGEALDALQERARRALRDDGSFYIVQTRLAGRTWLRVTIINPLTTEDDLSGLIEAVRRAAKA; this comes from the coding sequence ATGCAAAAGGACGAACCCCCCGAAGCGATTCGCGCCGCCTATGACCCCGAGCGCTTTCGCGCCGATGGGCATCGCCTGATCGACCGCCTCGCCGACTACCTCGCCGAGATCGCCCGCACGAATGGCCCCTCCCGCCCGCCCGTCTTGCCCTGGACACCGCCCGGGACGCTCGCCGCCGACTTCCCCGCCGACTTCCCCGAGGCGCCCACCGATCCCGAATTGCACTCCGACGCCTTCGCGGCCCTGCTCGATCGCGTTCTTTTGCACAGCAACCACCTGCACCACCCGCGCTTCATCGGCCACCAGGTCACGGCTCCCCTGCCGCTCGCGGCGCTCTGCGATCTCGTCTCGGCCCTGCTGAACAACGGCATGGCCGTCTACGAGATGGGCCCCGCCTCGACGGCCATGGAGCGCAGCGCGATCCGCTGGCTCGCAGACCGGCTCGAGCTCGGCCCCCACGCCGACGGCGTGCTCACCTCGGGCGGGTCCATCGGCAACCTCACGGCCCTGCTCGCGATGCGGCGCGCGCGCGCCCCGTTCGACGTCTGGGGCGCGGGGGATGGAGGGAACCTCGCGGTGCTCGCGTCCGGGCAAACCCATTATTGCGTCGACCGCGCCGCGCGCATCATGGGCTGGGGCGCGGGGGGCGTCGTGCCGGTCGCCGTGGATGAACGCTTCCGCCTCCGCCCCGAGGCGCTGCCGGCCGCGCTCGAGGACGCCGAGCGGCGCGGCAGGCAGGTCATCGGCGTCGTCGCGAGCGCCGGGTCCACGGCCGCGGGCGCGTTCGATCCGCTCGATGCCGTGGCCGATTTCTGCGAGGCGCGCGGGCTGTGGATGCACGTCGACGGCGCGCATGGAGCGGCCGCGGCGCTGTCGCCGAAGTACCGGCACCTCGTCCGGGGGGCCGAGCGCGCGGATTCGGTGGTGTGGGACGCGCACAAGATGATGCTGATGCCCGCGCTCGTGACGGCCGTCCTCTTCCGCGACGGGCGGCGCAGCCACGAGGCGTTCGCCCAGGAGGCGTCGTACCTGTTCCTCGGCGAGGAGGCGCTCTTCGACCTCGGCGCCCGCACGCTCGAGTGCACGAAGCGCATGATGAGCTTGAAGCTCTACGCGGGCCTCGCCCTCGGCGGCACGGGGCTCTTCTCCGATTACGTCACGCGCGCGTTCGACCTCGGCCGGCGCTTCGGCGAGATGCTGCGCGAGGCGGGCGATTTCGAGCTTCCCGTGGATCCTGCGTGCAACATCGTCCTCTTCCGCCACGTGCCCGAGGGCGCGGGCGACGGCGAGGCGCTCGATGCCTTGCAGGAGCGCGCGCGGCGGGCGCTGCGCGACGACGGCTCGTTCTACATCGTGCAGACCCGGCTCGCCGGACGCACGTGGCTGCGCGTCACGATCATCAACCCGCTCACGACCGAGGACGACCTCTCAGGGCTGATCGAGGCGGTGCGCCGCGCGGCGAAGGCCTGA
- a CDS encoding S53 family peptidase: protein MPVPPMQPEVLDISLILHERSRAELGDIVAQCSNPEDAGYAHHLTRAELRELVALSDTQVEAVHAWLRQCGMEPMPPGPVGRQLAIVRATEEQVKRAFGRHLADWLREPTGHRSPRVDTAVPRELAGYIQAVHGLRNGPEARSSMVARARREEVPEELRDGFPFSVRSGPDKPPANLGGVSPADIRRIYAFPGHLDGAGETIALLMMGGAIDIGDLTLFWRAHDITPPEVRVVELGPTRGGHLVDPLHRLEATMCAAWAGAMAPGARIVVYFVDPEAVADPWAMFLLAVIGDEENAPTVASTSWIIPERRYYRVFGSSVVTGLLDQAAALGVTVISAAGDWGALDGIPRRLVDGYAVSDAPWPHGVFPAVEDRVLGVGGTMITCLDPLTELAWSGPPPVAIAKAVQFTQLASSGGFSQDVPIPPWQEPALRKWYARGSNSPAVVPYGRGFPDVALMASGPSVQRGNVLSALGYQAVIGRNWIDYAGGTSVAAPIWAAIIALANQARRAAGKGRVGFVNPALYALRKATPAPFRDITIGQTDVGVRVVNIHGKAVNHRIDGYSACGDWDPVTGLGVPHVANLVEHLVALGEARPSP from the coding sequence TTGCCCGTCCCGCCGATGCAGCCCGAGGTGCTCGACATCTCCCTCATCCTCCACGAGCGCTCGCGCGCCGAGCTCGGGGACATCGTGGCGCAATGCTCCAATCCGGAGGACGCCGGCTATGCGCACCACCTCACGCGCGCCGAGCTGCGCGAGCTGGTCGCCTTGAGCGATACGCAGGTCGAGGCCGTCCACGCCTGGCTGCGGCAATGCGGCATGGAGCCCATGCCGCCGGGGCCCGTCGGCCGGCAGCTCGCGATCGTCCGCGCCACCGAGGAGCAGGTCAAGCGCGCCTTCGGCCGCCACCTCGCCGATTGGCTCCGCGAGCCCACCGGGCACCGCTCGCCGCGCGTCGACACGGCCGTCCCGCGCGAGCTCGCAGGCTACATCCAGGCCGTTCACGGCCTGCGCAACGGGCCCGAGGCCCGAAGCTCCATGGTCGCCCGCGCGCGGCGCGAGGAGGTGCCGGAAGAGCTGCGCGACGGGTTTCCCTTCTCCGTGCGCAGCGGGCCCGACAAGCCCCCCGCGAATCTCGGCGGCGTCTCCCCGGCCGACATCCGCCGCATTTACGCATTCCCAGGCCACCTCGACGGGGCCGGCGAGACCATTGCCCTGCTCATGATGGGAGGCGCGATCGATATCGGCGATCTCACGCTCTTCTGGCGCGCGCACGACATCACCCCGCCCGAGGTGCGCGTGGTCGAGCTCGGGCCCACGCGCGGCGGGCACCTCGTCGACCCGCTGCACAGGCTCGAGGCCACGATGTGCGCCGCGTGGGCCGGCGCCATGGCGCCCGGAGCCCGCATCGTCGTGTACTTCGTCGACCCCGAGGCCGTCGCAGACCCCTGGGCGATGTTCCTGCTCGCGGTCATCGGCGACGAGGAGAACGCGCCCACCGTCGCCTCGACGAGCTGGATCATCCCCGAGCGCCGCTATTACCGCGTCTTCGGCTCGAGCGTGGTCACGGGACTTCTGGATCAGGCCGCCGCGCTCGGGGTCACGGTGATCTCGGCCGCGGGCGACTGGGGGGCGCTCGACGGCATCCCGCGCCGCCTCGTCGACGGCTATGCGGTGAGCGACGCGCCCTGGCCGCACGGCGTCTTTCCCGCCGTCGAGGATCGCGTGCTCGGCGTGGGCGGCACCATGATCACCTGCCTCGATCCGCTCACCGAGCTCGCGTGGAGCGGCCCGCCGCCCGTGGCCATCGCCAAGGCCGTGCAGTTCACCCAGCTCGCCTCGAGCGGCGGGTTCAGCCAGGATGTGCCCATCCCGCCCTGGCAGGAGCCGGCCTTGCGCAAGTGGTACGCGCGCGGCTCGAACTCGCCGGCGGTCGTGCCTTATGGCCGCGGGTTTCCGGACGTCGCGCTCATGGCCTCGGGGCCCTCGGTGCAGCGCGGGAACGTGCTGTCGGCGCTCGGCTATCAGGCCGTGATCGGCCGCAACTGGATCGATTACGCGGGCGGCACGAGCGTGGCGGCGCCGATCTGGGCCGCGATCATCGCGCTCGCCAACCAGGCGCGGCGCGCGGCCGGCAAGGGGCGCGTCGGATTCGTCAACCCGGCCCTGTATGCGCTGCGCAAGGCCACGCCCGCCCCGTTTCGCGACATCACCATCGGGCAGACCGACGTGGGCGTGCGCGTCGTGAACATCCATGGCAAGGCCGTGAACCACCGCATCGACGGCTACAGCGCCTGCGGCGACTGGGACCCGGTGACCGGGCTCGGCGTGCCCCACGTCGCCAACCTCGTCGAGCACCTCGTCGCCCTCGGCGAGGCCCGCCCCTCCCCCTGA
- a CDS encoding ornithine cyclodeaminase family protein, with translation MNPQPTLLLSRSDVRALLSMAAAIAAVEAAFAAHGEGRTQMPPKVYLDLEDFGGDLRAMPAYVDGAAGVKWVNSHPMNPARFDLPSVMGLYILTDPATALPLSVMDATLLTAVRTGAAAAIASKHLGPKDPRTIGFVGSGVQARFLLDAHRAIFGDTLEVLAADVSEPAAAAFAKESGGRVVSVREASGADIVCTSTPARRPVVERAWVKDGAHINAMGADAQGKQELDPEILLAARVVIDDWDQATHSGEVNVPLHDGFMSREHIHGTLGEVIAGKRPGREGARITVFDSTGLAVQDVALARVIHAAAREKGAGTPFDFNA, from the coding sequence ATGAACCCCCAACCTACGCTCCTGCTCTCGCGCTCCGACGTGCGCGCGCTCCTGTCCATGGCGGCTGCCATCGCCGCGGTCGAGGCCGCCTTCGCCGCGCACGGCGAGGGGCGCACGCAGATGCCCCCCAAGGTCTACCTCGACCTCGAAGACTTCGGCGGCGACCTGCGCGCCATGCCCGCCTATGTCGACGGCGCCGCGGGCGTGAAATGGGTCAACTCCCACCCCATGAACCCCGCGCGCTTCGATCTGCCCTCGGTCATGGGCCTGTACATCCTCACCGATCCCGCGACGGCGCTTCCCCTCAGCGTCATGGACGCGACGCTGCTCACCGCGGTCCGCACCGGCGCCGCCGCGGCCATCGCCTCCAAGCACCTCGGCCCGAAGGACCCTCGCACGATCGGGTTCGTCGGCTCGGGCGTGCAGGCGCGCTTCCTCCTCGACGCCCACCGGGCCATCTTCGGCGATACCCTCGAGGTCCTCGCCGCCGACGTCTCCGAGCCCGCGGCGGCGGCGTTCGCCAAGGAGAGCGGCGGGCGCGTCGTCAGCGTCCGCGAGGCCTCGGGCGCCGACATCGTCTGCACCTCGACGCCCGCGCGCAGGCCCGTGGTCGAGCGCGCGTGGGTGAAGGACGGCGCTCACATCAACGCGATGGGCGCCGACGCCCAGGGCAAGCAGGAGCTCGATCCCGAGATCCTCCTCGCCGCCCGCGTCGTCATCGACGACTGGGATCAGGCCACCCACAGCGGCGAGGTCAACGTGCCCCTGCACGACGGCTTCATGAGCCGCGAGCACATCCACGGCACGCTCGGCGAGGTCATCGCAGGCAAGCGCCCCGGCCGCGAGGGCGCGCGCATCACGGTCTTCGACTCGACCGGCCTCGCGGTGCAGGACGTCGCGCTCGCGCGCGTCATCCACGCCGCCGCGCGCGAAAAGGGCGCTGGCACCCCCTTCGACTTCAACGCCTGA
- a CDS encoding YdeI/OmpD-associated family protein, whose translation MSSTKKTSTKKTTAKKTATKTAGPRAAAAEEAPIIAFAEPRAWSDWLAAHHASSRGVWLKLAKKASGVASITYPEALEVALAWGWIDGLKRSHDDASWLQKFTPRGPKSLWSKINREKAMALIAAGEMKPSGLAEVERAKKDGRWEAAYDSPSKATVPEDLAAALAKNPRAAAFFATLNAANRYAVLFRIHTAKKPETRAKRIAAFVEMLAKGEKLHP comes from the coding sequence ATGAGCTCGACGAAGAAAACATCGACGAAAAAGACCACGGCAAAGAAGACGGCGACGAAGACGGCGGGGCCCAGGGCTGCGGCCGCGGAGGAGGCGCCGATCATCGCGTTTGCCGAGCCGCGCGCGTGGTCGGACTGGCTGGCCGCGCACCACGCCTCGTCGCGCGGCGTGTGGCTGAAGCTCGCCAAGAAGGCGTCCGGCGTCGCTTCGATCACCTACCCCGAGGCGCTCGAGGTGGCGCTCGCGTGGGGCTGGATCGACGGCCTGAAGAGGAGCCACGACGACGCGTCGTGGCTGCAGAAGTTCACGCCGCGCGGGCCGAAGAGCCTATGGTCCAAGATCAATCGTGAAAAGGCGATGGCGCTCATCGCGGCGGGCGAGATGAAGCCGTCGGGGCTCGCGGAGGTCGAGCGCGCGAAGAAGGACGGGCGCTGGGAAGCGGCCTACGACTCGCCGAGCAAGGCCACCGTGCCCGAGGACCTCGCCGCCGCCCTCGCGAAAAACCCCCGCGCCGCCGCGTTCTTCGCCACCCTGAACGCGGCCAACCGCTACGCCGTGCTGTTCCGGATCCACACCGCGAAGAAGCCGGAGACGCGCGCCAAGCGCATTGCGGCGTTCGTCGAGATGCTCGCCAAGGGGGAAAAACTGCATCCGTGA
- the amrS gene encoding AmmeMemoRadiSam system radical SAM enzyme encodes MSAETNHAGRYYHLLPDGRLQCDLCPRDCILREGQRGLCFVRQRLGDQMVLTTYGRSTGFCVDPIEKKPLNHFHPGTSVLSFGTAGCNLSCKFCQNWDISKSREIDRLADRGSPEAIAEAAHALGARSVAFTYNDPVIFAEYAMDVADACRARGIAAVAVTAGYMRDEARRDFYAKMDAANVDLKAFTEEFYFKLTAAKLAPVLDTLRFIKHETDTWLEITTPLIPGHNDSDRELDALTGWVSRELGEDVPLHFTAFHPDYRMTDIESTPPATLTRARRIGIANGLRHVYTGNVHDPEGGTTYCPGCGAAAIVRDWYRILAYRLDDEGRCKACGGAIAGRFGNKAGTFGPRRMPVMIER; translated from the coding sequence ATGAGCGCCGAGACGAACCACGCGGGCCGCTATTATCACCTCCTGCCGGACGGGCGCTTGCAGTGCGACCTCTGCCCGCGCGACTGCATTCTGCGCGAGGGCCAGCGCGGCCTGTGCTTCGTGCGGCAGCGCCTGGGCGACCAGATGGTGCTGACCACGTATGGCCGCTCGACCGGCTTCTGCGTCGATCCCATCGAAAAGAAGCCCCTCAACCATTTCCACCCGGGCACGAGCGTGCTGTCGTTCGGCACGGCCGGCTGCAACCTGTCGTGCAAGTTCTGCCAGAACTGGGACATCTCCAAATCGCGCGAGATCGACAGGCTCGCCGACCGCGGCAGCCCCGAGGCGATCGCCGAGGCGGCCCATGCGCTGGGCGCGAGGAGCGTGGCCTTCACGTACAACGATCCGGTGATCTTCGCCGAGTACGCGATGGACGTGGCCGACGCCTGCCGCGCGCGCGGGATCGCGGCCGTGGCGGTGACGGCGGGCTACATGCGCGACGAGGCCCGGCGCGATTTCTACGCGAAGATGGACGCGGCCAACGTGGACCTGAAGGCGTTCACGGAGGAGTTTTATTTCAAGCTGACGGCCGCGAAGCTCGCCCCCGTGCTCGACACGCTGCGCTTCATCAAGCACGAGACGGACACCTGGCTCGAGATCACGACGCCGCTCATCCCCGGGCACAACGACTCCGATCGCGAACTCGACGCGCTGACCGGCTGGGTTTCGCGCGAGCTCGGCGAGGACGTGCCGCTGCATTTCACGGCATTCCACCCCGATTACAGGATGACCGACATCGAGAGCACCCCGCCCGCGACCCTGACCCGGGCGCGGCGGATCGGCATCGCGAACGGCCTGCGCCACGTGTACACGGGCAACGTGCACGACCCCGAGGGCGGAACCACGTATTGCCCGGGCTGCGGCGCGGCAGCGATCGTGCGCGACTGGTATCGGATCCTCGCGTACCGGCTCGACGACGAGGGCCGGTGCAAGGCCTGCGGCGGGGCGATCGCAGGGCGGTTCGGCAATAAAGCAGGGACGTTCGGGCCGAGGCGGATGCCGGTGATGATCGAGCGGTGA
- a CDS encoding pyridoxal phosphate-dependent aminotransferase, producing MAKTLEFPPLEVGDAGLSALARGVIGSEILKIAAEIRALKAKGASICNLTVGDFDPAYFPVPNELTEGTRAALVEGHTNYPPSDGVLVLREALVRFYERELGLRYPIESVIVAGGARPLLYGAYRTLIDPGDVAVYPVPSWNNNHYAYLSGAKAVELPVSAASNFFPTADDFRPHIGSARLLLINSPLNPTGTVIAPEELERIATLVVEENQRRTAAGSRPVYLVYDQVYWMLTHGGARHATPVELVPEVAPYTLLLDALSKSFCATGMRVGWGFMPPAVRRRMADILGHVGAWAPKAEQVATAMLLDAPDAMREFLSASQAKVKERLDALHAGFSAMKSSGLPVDAIAPQGAIYLSAKFDWIGKTIKGRSIKTNDEIRRLLLEEAGLAVVPFQAFGLREENGWFRLSVGAVSMDDIHAVFPRLRALMTG from the coding sequence ATGGCAAAGACCCTCGAATTCCCGCCCCTGGAAGTCGGCGATGCCGGCCTATCCGCGCTCGCACGCGGCGTCATCGGCTCCGAGATCCTGAAGATCGCGGCCGAGATCCGGGCGCTCAAGGCCAAAGGTGCGTCGATCTGCAACCTCACGGTCGGCGACTTCGATCCGGCCTACTTCCCGGTGCCGAACGAGCTCACCGAGGGCACGCGCGCCGCGCTCGTCGAGGGGCACACGAACTACCCGCCCTCGGACGGCGTGCTCGTCTTGCGCGAGGCGCTCGTGCGCTTCTACGAGCGCGAGCTGGGGCTGCGCTACCCCATCGAGTCGGTGATCGTGGCCGGCGGCGCGCGCCCCTTGCTCTACGGCGCTTACCGCACGCTCATCGATCCGGGCGACGTGGCCGTCTACCCCGTGCCGTCGTGGAACAATAACCACTATGCCTACCTCTCGGGCGCCAAGGCCGTCGAGCTGCCCGTGAGCGCGGCCTCGAACTTCTTCCCCACGGCCGACGACTTCCGCCCGCACATCGGATCTGCGCGCCTTTTGCTCATCAATTCGCCGCTCAACCCCACGGGCACGGTCATCGCCCCCGAGGAGCTCGAGCGCATTGCGACGCTCGTCGTCGAGGAGAACCAGCGCCGGACCGCCGCGGGCAGCCGGCCCGTGTACCTGGTGTACGATCAGGTCTACTGGATGCTCACGCACGGCGGGGCGCGCCACGCGACGCCCGTGGAGCTGGTGCCCGAGGTGGCGCCCTACACGCTCCTGCTCGATGCGCTCTCGAAATCGTTCTGCGCGACGGGAATGCGCGTGGGCTGGGGCTTCATGCCGCCGGCCGTGCGGCGCCGCATGGCCGACATCCTGGGCCACGTGGGCGCCTGGGCGCCGAAGGCCGAGCAGGTGGCGACGGCGATGCTGCTCGACGCGCCGGACGCGATGCGGGAGTTCCTCTCGGCGTCGCAGGCCAAGGTGAAGGAGCGGCTCGACGCGCTCCATGCGGGCTTTTCGGCGATGAAGAGCAGCGGATTGCCCGTCGACGCGATCGCGCCGCAGGGCGCGATTTACCTGTCGGCGAAGTTCGACTGGATCGGCAAGACGATCAAGGGCCGGTCGATCAAGACGAACGACGAGATTCGCCGCTTGCTGCTCGAGGAGGCGGGGCTCGCCGTGGTGCCCTTCCAGGCATTCGGGCTGCGCGAGGAGAATGGCTGGTTCCGGCTCAGCGTGGGCGCGGTGTCGATGGACGACATTCACGCCGTGTTCCCGCGGCTGCGGGCGCTCATGACGGGCTGA
- a CDS encoding YkgJ family cysteine cluster protein — translation MENPEKAPSPRERLGELFAKVDAFFARARARHGEAITCRAGCDDCCRRRFSVTALEADAIREVLSRLGEDQRRALARRAEGGDPGVCPALDPDGRCAVYEARPLICRTHGLPIRFPSAKGARALPVLDACPKNFEGQSIGSLDPSTVLDQQTLSTVLAALDAAHADDLGKARGERVDIAALLLEG, via the coding sequence ATGGAAAACCCTGAAAAAGCCCCGTCCCCGCGCGAGCGGCTCGGCGAGCTGTTCGCCAAGGTGGACGCTTTCTTCGCGCGCGCCCGCGCCCGCCACGGCGAGGCGATCACCTGCCGAGCAGGCTGTGACGATTGCTGTCGCAGGCGATTCTCGGTGACCGCGCTCGAGGCCGATGCGATTCGCGAGGTCCTCTCGCGGCTCGGGGAAGATCAGCGGCGCGCGCTCGCTCGCCGCGCCGAGGGGGGAGATCCCGGCGTCTGCCCCGCCCTCGATCCGGACGGACGCTGCGCCGTGTACGAGGCTCGCCCGCTCATCTGCCGCACGCACGGATTGCCGATCCGGTTCCCCTCCGCGAAGGGCGCGCGCGCGCTGCCCGTGCTCGACGCCTGCCCGAAGAACTTCGAGGGGCAATCGATCGGCTCGCTCGATCCGAGCACGGTGCTCGATCAGCAGACGCTCTCCACGGTGCTCGCCGCGCTTGACGCCGCGCACGCCGATGACCTCGGAAAAGCCCGCGGCGAGCGGGTCGACATCGCGGCGCTGCTCCTCGAAGGCTGA
- a CDS encoding ATP-binding protein produces MECVVFIGLQGAGKSTFYRLYYAATHELVSKDLFRNARDKTMRQRRMLFDAFDRGRSVVVDNTSPAVEDRAEIIVIARGFGAIVTALYFDAPADECVRRNAAREGKARVPEVAIFAAKKRLEPPSMNEGFDRIFRVRTLDAMRFEVGGELHEPPPEKA; encoded by the coding sequence ATGGAGTGCGTCGTCTTCATCGGCCTGCAGGGCGCGGGAAAGAGCACGTTTTATCGATTGTATTACGCGGCCACCCACGAGCTGGTGAGCAAGGACCTCTTCCGCAACGCGCGCGACAAGACGATGCGGCAGCGCCGGATGCTCTTCGACGCCTTCGATCGCGGCCGCTCGGTCGTCGTCGACAACACGAGCCCGGCCGTCGAGGATCGCGCCGAGATCATCGTCATCGCGCGCGGGTTCGGGGCGATCGTGACCGCGCTCTACTTCGACGCGCCCGCCGATGAGTGCGTCCGGCGCAACGCCGCGCGCGAGGGGAAGGCGCGCGTGCCCGAGGTGGCGATCTTCGCGGCCAAGAAGCGGCTCGAGCCCCCTTCGATGAACGAGGGGTTCGACCGGATCTTCCGCGTCCGCACGCTCGACGCGATGCGCTTCGAGGTGGGTGGCGAGCTGCACGAGCCGCCGCCCGAAAAGGCCTGA